A single Stutzerimonas stutzeri DNA region contains:
- a CDS encoding tripartite tricarboxylate transporter permease: METLNFLMQGFDVATRPTNLLVALFGAFVGTIVGLLPGLGPINGVALLLPLAFALGLPPETALILLAAVYLGCEYGGRISAILLNVPGDAAAVMTTLDGYPLARQGKAGIALSLSAVSSFMGSIIATCGVVLFAPLLAKWAVAFGPAEYFVLMIFAIACLGGMVGDKPVKTLMAALIGLGLATVGVDSTTGVYRFTFGSVSLSDGIQFVIVVIGFFSVSEVLLMLEKTHSGQKAVKASGRLLFNFKEFCLTFWTMVRSALAGFVIGTLPGAGATIASAMTYMSEKRMAGDSGRFGEGDLRGLAAPEAANNASACGSLIPMLTLGVPGSGTTAVMIGALTLYNITPGPLLFEQQPDVVWGLIASLFIGNVILLVMNIPLVGLFSKMLSVPNWVLVPAITAISVVGVYSVHSTTFDLVLMVGLGVFGYLLRKLEFPLSALILGFVLGEMMEDNLRRALSISAGDLGILWGSPITLVLWAMAALMLAMPGLRWWRQRRRAKLNEAHA; encoded by the coding sequence ATGGAAACCTTGAATTTCTTGATGCAGGGCTTCGATGTCGCCACACGGCCGACGAACCTGCTGGTGGCGCTGTTCGGCGCCTTCGTCGGGACCATCGTCGGGCTCTTGCCGGGGCTTGGCCCGATCAACGGTGTGGCCCTGCTGCTGCCCCTGGCCTTTGCCCTGGGCCTGCCGCCGGAAACGGCATTGATCCTGCTCGCCGCGGTGTATCTGGGCTGCGAGTACGGCGGCCGTATTTCCGCCATTCTGCTCAACGTGCCGGGCGACGCTGCCGCAGTGATGACCACCCTCGACGGCTATCCGCTGGCGCGCCAGGGCAAGGCCGGCATCGCGCTGTCGCTCTCGGCGGTCAGCTCGTTCATGGGCAGTATCATCGCCACCTGCGGCGTGGTGCTGTTCGCCCCGCTACTGGCCAAGTGGGCGGTGGCCTTCGGTCCGGCGGAATACTTCGTGCTGATGATCTTCGCCATCGCCTGCCTGGGCGGCATGGTCGGTGACAAGCCGGTCAAGACCCTGATGGCCGCGCTGATCGGCCTGGGCCTGGCCACGGTTGGCGTGGACTCGACCACAGGGGTCTACCGATTCACCTTTGGCAGCGTCAGCCTGTCGGACGGCATCCAGTTCGTCATCGTGGTGATCGGTTTCTTCAGTGTCAGTGAAGTGCTGCTGATGCTGGAGAAGACTCACAGCGGGCAAAAGGCGGTCAAGGCCAGCGGGCGCCTGCTGTTCAACTTCAAGGAGTTCTGCCTGACGTTCTGGACGATGGTGCGCAGCGCCCTGGCGGGCTTCGTCATCGGCACGCTGCCAGGTGCCGGCGCCACCATTGCTAGCGCCATGACTTACATGAGCGAAAAGCGCATGGCCGGCGACAGCGGCAGGTTCGGCGAAGGCGACCTGCGAGGCCTGGCCGCCCCGGAAGCGGCCAACAACGCCTCGGCGTGCGGCTCGCTGATTCCGATGCTGACCCTGGGCGTGCCCGGTTCGGGCACCACGGCGGTGATGATCGGGGCGTTGACCCTGTATAACATCACTCCCGGCCCGCTGTTGTTCGAACAGCAGCCCGATGTGGTCTGGGGCCTGATCGCCTCGCTGTTCATCGGCAACGTCATCCTCCTGGTCATGAATATCCCGCTGGTCGGGCTGTTTTCCAAGATGCTCAGCGTGCCCAACTGGGTCTTGGTGCCGGCGATTACCGCCATCAGCGTGGTCGGCGTCTACTCGGTGCACAGCACCACCTTCGACCTGGTGCTGATGGTCGGTCTTGGCGTGTTCGGCTACCTGCTGCGCAAGCTGGAGTTCCCCTTGTCGGCGCTGATTCTCGGGTTCGTGCTTGGTGAAATGATGGAAGACAACCTGCGCCGTGCGCTGTCGATCTCGGCAGGCGATCTGGGCATCCTCTGGGGCAGTCCGATCACCCTGGTGCTGTGGGCGATGGCCGCGCTGATGCTGGCGATGCCCGGTCTGCGCTGGTGGCGCCAGCGCCGTCGCGCCAAGCTGAACGAGGCGCATGCCTGA
- a CDS encoding ferritin-like domain-containing protein, whose protein sequence is MNQNMTQLNELIEITRDGQHFYQHALEVVEDVELQHLFRDMAQAKTHIIQALSVKVAANQEQPAQGGTTAGKLREVYADTKARLGHRDAVYIDQLDQTEERILAAFEDALKTATPDVRALLAIELPKIRACHERIHALNHGAAH, encoded by the coding sequence ATGAACCAGAACATGACCCAGCTCAACGAACTGATCGAGATCACCCGAGACGGCCAGCATTTTTATCAGCATGCCCTCGAGGTGGTGGAGGATGTCGAGCTACAGCATCTTTTCCGGGACATGGCTCAAGCCAAGACCCACATCATCCAGGCCCTGTCGGTAAAGGTTGCAGCCAACCAGGAGCAACCGGCCCAAGGCGGCACCACGGCCGGCAAATTGCGGGAAGTGTATGCCGACACCAAGGCTCGACTCGGGCATCGCGACGCGGTGTACATCGATCAACTGGACCAGACGGAGGAGCGCATCCTCGCGGCGTTCGAGGACGCGCTGAAAACGGCAACGCCTGACGTAAGGGCGTTGCTGGCGATCGAATTGCCGAAAATCCGCGCCTGCCATGAGCGTATTCACGCGCTCAATCATGGTGCCGCACATTGA
- a CDS encoding nucleoside recognition domain-containing protein produces the protein MLNGLWLGFFLIAAVAALGRWLLGGDPTVFAALVESLFAMAKLAVEIMIVLFGTLTLWLGFLRIAEKAGLIELLARLLGPLFRRLMPEVPPGHPALGLITLNFAANGLGLDNAATPIGLRAMRALQELNPSKAVASNAQILFLVLNTSSLTLLPVSIFMYRVQQGAEDPTLVFLPILLATTASSLAGLLAVALVQRLRLWDPVVLAYFIPGALLLGGFMALLAGLSATALASLSSLLGNLTLFGLIVTFILVGALRKVPVYESFVEGAQEGFDVAKSLLPYLIAMLCAIGVLRASGALDFGLDGIRWLVEVLGWDTRFVDALPTALVKPFSGSAARAMLIETMQSQGVDSFPALVAATVQGSTETTFYVLAVYFGAVGIQRARHAVGCALAADFAGIVAAILVCYWFFG, from the coding sequence ATGCTCAACGGGCTCTGGCTGGGCTTTTTTCTGATTGCCGCGGTGGCCGCGCTCGGACGCTGGCTGCTCGGCGGCGATCCGACGGTGTTTGCCGCACTGGTCGAGAGCCTGTTCGCCATGGCCAAGCTGGCCGTGGAAATCATGATCGTGCTGTTCGGCACCCTGACGCTCTGGCTCGGCTTTCTGCGCATTGCCGAGAAGGCCGGCCTGATCGAGCTTCTGGCGCGGTTGCTGGGCCCGCTGTTCCGTCGTCTGATGCCTGAAGTGCCGCCTGGCCATCCCGCGCTAGGGCTGATCACCCTCAATTTCGCCGCCAATGGCCTGGGTCTGGACAACGCCGCGACGCCCATCGGCCTGCGCGCCATGCGTGCGTTACAGGAACTCAACCCCAGCAAGGCGGTGGCGAGCAACGCACAGATCCTGTTCCTGGTGCTCAACACCTCGTCGCTGACGCTGCTCCCGGTTTCCATCTTCATGTACCGCGTGCAACAGGGCGCGGAAGACCCGACGCTGGTGTTCCTGCCGATCCTGCTGGCCACCACCGCGTCTTCCCTGGCGGGTCTTCTGGCGGTGGCGCTGGTGCAGCGGTTGCGCCTCTGGGACCCGGTGGTGCTGGCTTATTTCATTCCGGGCGCCCTTTTGCTCGGTGGCTTCATGGCCTTGCTCGCCGGGCTTTCGGCGACCGCGCTGGCCTCGCTGTCATCGCTGCTGGGCAATCTCACCCTGTTCGGCCTGATCGTCACCTTCATCCTCGTTGGCGCCCTGCGCAAGGTGCCGGTCTACGAAAGCTTCGTCGAAGGTGCGCAGGAGGGCTTCGATGTGGCCAAGAGCCTTTTGCCCTACCTGATCGCGATGCTGTGCGCCATCGGCGTGCTGCGGGCCTCCGGCGCGCTGGATTTCGGACTCGATGGCATTCGCTGGCTGGTCGAGGTGCTGGGCTGGGACACCCGCTTCGTCGACGCGCTGCCCACCGCGCTGGTCAAACCTTTCTCGGGCAGCGCCGCCCGCGCGATGCTGATCGAAACCATGCAGAGCCAGGGCGTCGACAGCTTTCCAGCCTTGGTCGCGGCAACGGTACAAGGCAGCACCGAAACCACTTTCTATGTGCTGGCCGTGTATTTCGGCGCGGTTGGCATCCAGCGCGCCCGGCATGCGGTGGGCTGCGCGCTGGCCGCGGATTTCGCCGGCATCGTTGCGGCGATCCTGGTGTGCTACTGGTTTTTCGGATGA
- a CDS encoding DUF1328 domain-containing protein, protein MLSWAITFLIIAIIAAVLGFGGIAGTATGIAKILFVVFLVLFVASLIFGRGRGPRV, encoded by the coding sequence ATGCTGAGTTGGGCTATTACTTTCCTGATCATCGCCATCATCGCTGCGGTACTGGGCTTCGGTGGTATCGCGGGTACCGCAACGGGTATCGCCAAGATCCTGTTCGTGGTGTTCCTGGTGCTGTTCGTCGCTTCGCTGATTTTCGGTCGAGGCCGCGGCCCCCGTGTCTGA
- the algB gene encoding sigma-54-dependent response regulator transcription factor AlgB, whose translation MDQTTDAGGRILLVDDEAAILRTFRYCLEDRGYTVVTAASASQAEAILQRQVFDLCFLDLRLGEDNGLDVLQQMRVLAPWMRVVIVTAHSAVDTAVDAMQAGAADYLVKPCSPEQLRLSAAKQLEVRQMAARLEALEGEVQKRSDALGSHSPAMMSVLETARQVADTDANILILGESGTGKGELARAIHNWSRRAKKAFITINCPSLSADLMESELFGHNRGAFTGATESTLGRVNQADGGTLFLDEIGDFPLALQPKLLRFIQDKEYERVGDPVTRRADVRILAATNLNLEEMVREGRFREDLLYRLNVITLNLPPMRERPEDVLTLAERFLAYFVKSYGRPARGFSDGAIAALKAYRWPGNVRELRNVVERASIICPQAMIEVSHLGLADQSVNNAPRIGEPLSLEELEKAHISGVLSTSDTLEQAARVLGIDASTLYRKRKQYGL comes from the coding sequence ATGGACCAAACGACCGACGCCGGTGGCCGCATTCTCCTGGTAGATGACGAGGCCGCGATCCTGCGCACCTTCCGTTATTGCCTGGAGGATCGCGGCTATACGGTGGTAACGGCTGCCAGCGCCTCACAGGCCGAAGCGATCCTGCAACGCCAGGTGTTCGATCTGTGCTTTCTGGATCTGCGTCTCGGCGAAGACAACGGCCTCGACGTGCTGCAACAGATGCGCGTCCTCGCACCCTGGATGCGGGTGGTCATCGTCACCGCCCATTCGGCTGTCGACACCGCCGTGGATGCGATGCAGGCAGGCGCGGCGGACTACCTGGTCAAGCCATGCAGCCCTGAACAGCTGCGCCTGTCGGCCGCCAAGCAGCTGGAAGTTCGGCAGATGGCCGCGCGTCTGGAAGCACTTGAAGGCGAGGTACAGAAGCGCAGCGATGCGCTGGGCTCGCACAGCCCGGCCATGATGAGCGTGCTGGAAACGGCACGGCAGGTCGCCGATACCGACGCCAACATCCTGATCCTCGGGGAATCCGGCACGGGCAAAGGCGAACTGGCGCGGGCGATCCATAACTGGAGCCGACGCGCGAAAAAAGCCTTCATTACGATCAATTGCCCGTCGCTGTCGGCAGACCTGATGGAAAGCGAGCTGTTCGGACACAACCGCGGCGCCTTCACCGGGGCCACTGAAAGTACGCTGGGGCGCGTCAACCAGGCCGATGGCGGCACCCTGTTTCTCGATGAAATCGGCGATTTCCCCCTTGCGCTGCAGCCCAAACTGCTTCGATTCATCCAGGACAAGGAATACGAGCGCGTCGGCGATCCAGTGACGCGACGCGCAGACGTACGGATTCTCGCCGCGACCAACCTGAACCTCGAAGAAATGGTGCGTGAAGGTCGATTCCGCGAGGATCTGCTCTATCGCCTGAATGTCATCACATTGAACCTGCCGCCCATGCGTGAGCGGCCAGAAGATGTACTCACGCTCGCCGAGCGCTTCCTGGCCTATTTCGTCAAAAGCTATGGCCGACCGGCACGGGGCTTCAGCGACGGTGCCATTGCGGCATTGAAAGCCTACCGATGGCCCGGCAACGTGCGGGAGCTGCGCAACGTGGTCGAGCGCGCCAGCATCATCTGCCCCCAGGCAATGATCGAGGTCAGCCACCTCGGCCTGGCCGACCAAAGCGTCAACAATGCACCGCGCATTGGCGAACCACTCAGCCTGGAAGAACTGGAGAAAGCGCACATCTCGGGGGTGCTCAGCACCAGCGACACCCTTGAGCAAGCCGCCCGCGTACTGGGCATCGACGCCTCGACACTCTATCGAAAACGCAAGCAATACGGCCTATGA
- a CDS encoding DUF1330 domain-containing protein has protein sequence MPSLNPSADQLKRFAEQMPVGEPILMLNLLRFNHEAAYPADSGQTACSGKEAYARYSRTALQKVRAAGGDVQVAALAHVALIAPEQEHWDEMLLVRYPSPEAFLAMLADDQYKAATVHRTAALADSRLIACSPRR, from the coding sequence ATGCCCAGCCTCAACCCCAGCGCCGACCAACTGAAACGCTTCGCCGAGCAGATGCCGGTCGGCGAACCGATCCTCATGCTCAACCTGCTGCGCTTCAATCACGAGGCGGCCTACCCGGCCGATAGCGGGCAAACCGCATGCAGCGGCAAGGAAGCCTACGCGCGCTATAGCCGCACGGCGTTGCAAAAGGTGCGGGCAGCCGGCGGCGATGTGCAGGTGGCCGCCCTTGCGCACGTCGCGCTGATCGCGCCGGAGCAGGAGCACTGGGACGAGATGCTGCTGGTGCGATATCCCTCGCCGGAAGCCTTCCTTGCAATGCTGGCCGATGATCAATACAAAGCGGCAACTGTCCACCGCACCGCTGCGCTGGCCGACTCGCGGCTGATCGCCTGCTCCCCTCGTCGCTGA
- a CDS encoding N-acetylmuramoyl-L-alanine amidase, whose protein sequence is MKAVILAVCALLLVGCASGPRIDTRHTSLGQDSRAQFIVLHYTSSDLSRSLEILKGDGVSSHYLIGEAPATIYRLVDENRRAWHAGESQWNGRTWLNSSSIGIELVNRGYIEGERGRLWYPYSEQQIDALIVLLKDIMQRHGLKPGAIVGHSDIAPQRKVDPGPLFPWKRLADAGLVPWPDAAVVARQRSAFALQLPDVAWFQAQLVRQGYKVPEHGHLDLETRNVIAAFQMKYRPTRFDGEPDAETAAILAALATAS, encoded by the coding sequence ATGAAAGCCGTAATCCTCGCCGTATGTGCCCTGTTGCTGGTGGGCTGCGCCAGCGGTCCGCGTATCGATACCCGCCATACGTCGTTGGGGCAGGACAGCCGGGCCCAGTTCATCGTCCTGCACTACACCTCCAGTGATCTGTCGCGCTCGCTGGAGATCCTCAAGGGCGACGGCGTCAGCAGCCATTACCTGATTGGCGAGGCGCCCGCGACCATTTACCGGCTGGTGGACGAGAATCGCCGTGCCTGGCATGCCGGCGAGAGCCAGTGGAACGGCCGGACCTGGCTCAACTCCAGCTCCATCGGTATCGAACTGGTGAACCGCGGCTATATCGAAGGCGAGCGGGGGCGGCTCTGGTACCCGTATTCCGAGCAGCAGATCGACGCGCTGATCGTACTGCTCAAGGACATCATGCAGCGCCACGGGCTCAAGCCCGGCGCCATCGTCGGACACAGCGACATCGCGCCGCAGCGCAAGGTCGACCCCGGCCCGCTGTTCCCATGGAAGCGTCTGGCCGATGCCGGACTGGTGCCCTGGCCCGACGCTGCCGTGGTGGCGCGCCAGCGCAGCGCTTTCGCGCTGCAACTGCCGGACGTGGCCTGGTTCCAGGCGCAACTGGTCAGGCAGGGCTATAAGGTGCCAGAACACGGCCACCTGGATTTGGAGACCCGCAACGTGATCGCTGCCTTTCAGATGAAGTACCGGCCGACACGTTTCGACGGCGAGCCGGATGCCGAAACCGCGGCAATTCTTGCCGCGCTTGCAACGGCGTCCTGA
- a CDS encoding AbrB family transcriptional regulator, whose translation MPDMPQRRLPAWWATPLVGALGGWLASLANWPLPWMVGSLLAVIAVRCSGWLVTEVPRGRQTGQWLIASAIGLHFTSEVMQQVLQHFSVILAGALGTLLLSLIGIAILLRSGTDRATAFFASMPGGASEMVNLAGRHAAHPAMVAAAHSLRLLLVVLIIPALFTWSLPPVDAPPPAPVSWPWLAVLLPGGALLAVLWKRLGQPNPWMLGPLTVCAAASVIFDLHLGLPDGVGQFGQWLIGCSLGCHFDRPFFRSAPRFLLRIVLFTLLAMLAAAGLAEALGWAATLNRTSLMLGMMPGGITELCLTAEALQLSVALVTALQVLRLFLVMFLAEPLFRLWQRSMP comes from the coding sequence ATGCCTGACATGCCGCAGCGCAGGCTTCCTGCCTGGTGGGCGACGCCTCTTGTCGGCGCCCTTGGCGGCTGGCTGGCAAGCCTGGCGAACTGGCCGCTGCCCTGGATGGTTGGATCGCTGCTGGCGGTGATCGCGGTGCGCTGCAGCGGCTGGCTGGTAACTGAAGTCCCACGTGGACGCCAGACGGGACAATGGCTGATCGCCAGCGCGATCGGCCTGCATTTCACCAGCGAGGTCATGCAACAGGTGCTCCAGCATTTCAGCGTGATTCTCGCTGGCGCGCTGGGCACTCTGCTGCTTAGCCTGATCGGCATCGCCATTCTGTTGCGCAGCGGCACGGACCGCGCGACCGCCTTTTTCGCCAGTATGCCGGGCGGTGCCAGCGAGATGGTCAACCTGGCCGGCCGGCACGCGGCGCATCCTGCAATGGTGGCCGCCGCCCATAGCCTGCGCTTGCTGCTGGTGGTGCTGATCATTCCCGCGCTGTTCACCTGGAGCCTGCCGCCAGTCGATGCCCCACCGCCGGCTCCGGTCAGCTGGCCGTGGCTGGCAGTGCTGCTGCCAGGCGGCGCGCTGCTGGCGGTGTTATGGAAGCGGTTAGGTCAACCCAATCCCTGGATGCTCGGCCCGCTGACGGTTTGTGCCGCAGCCAGCGTTATCTTCGATCTGCATCTGGGCCTGCCGGATGGCGTCGGCCAGTTCGGCCAATGGCTCATCGGCTGCTCATTGGGCTGCCACTTCGATCGACCGTTCTTTCGCAGCGCCCCTCGATTCCTCCTGCGCATCGTGCTGTTCACGCTGCTGGCGATGCTTGCCGCAGCAGGTCTGGCCGAGGCACTGGGCTGGGCGGCGACGCTGAACCGGACCTCGCTGATGCTGGGAATGATGCCCGGCGGCATTACCGAGCTGTGCCTGACCGCCGAGGCGCTGCAACTGTCGGTGGCGCTGGTGACCGCCTTGCAAGTGTTGCGACTGTTTCTGGTGATGTTCCTGGCCGAGCCGCTTTTCCGGCTGTGGCAGCGGAGCATGCCATAG